One Capillibacterium thermochitinicola DNA window includes the following coding sequences:
- a CDS encoding class I SAM-dependent methyltransferase translates to MTEHYFTVEPGSAHQPREITVTLRGNALRLKTDAGVFSRDRLDLGTKILVESLDLAGVRAPLDLGCGYGPIGLTMARELPAVQVYMSDLNRRATELANENAALNGITNVLIRQGDGFEPWRDLYATGFRFDLVAINPPLRAGKETVLRLFTEARDFLAPAGQLWAVIRTSQGAKTYLRELQRIFPAAETAAIKSGYRVLRARMG, encoded by the coding sequence ATGACGGAACATTACTTTACAGTGGAACCCGGATCGGCCCATCAACCGCGGGAGATTACGGTCACCCTCCGGGGTAATGCGCTCCGCCTCAAGACCGATGCCGGTGTCTTCTCCCGCGACCGGCTGGATTTGGGGACGAAAATCCTGGTGGAAAGTCTTGACCTCGCGGGCGTGCGGGCCCCTCTGGATTTGGGCTGCGGCTACGGTCCCATCGGGCTGACCATGGCCCGGGAGCTCCCGGCAGTTCAGGTTTACATGAGCGACTTGAACCGGCGGGCGACGGAGTTGGCCAATGAAAATGCGGCCCTCAACGGGATTACGAATGTCCTCATCAGGCAGGGTGACGGTTTTGAACCGTGGCGGGATCTTTATGCGACCGGTTTCCGCTTTGATCTGGTGGCGATCAACCCCCCGCTCCGGGCCGGGAAAGAAACGGTGCTGCGGCTTTTTACAGAGGCCCGGGACTTTCTGGCGCCGGCGGGACAGTTGTGGGCGGTGATCCGGACCAGCCAGGGGGCCAAAACATACCTGCGCGAGCTGCAAAGGATCTTTCCGGCGGCGGAGACGGCGGCGATCAAAAGCGGGTACCGCGTACTGCGCGCGCGAATGGGATAG